A segment of the Candidatus Protochlamydia naegleriophila genome:
CCAGCGCTCAAGAGTTAAGTGCTTGGCTTAAGCAAGTGCCTGGATCAAAGGTTTTAAAAACGTGCTTTGGATTATCTGGAAAAGGTAACCGAGTCGTCCATCAAGAGGCCCCATTGCAAGGCTTACTGAATTTTTGCGAGAAAGAATGGAACGAGGGACGCCCAGTCGTGGCTGAGCCTTGGCTGGACCGCTGCTTTGACTTTAGCACACAATGGATGATCCACCCCGACGGCCAATGTCGCCTGCTTGGATCGACCGTTTTCGAAACAGATCCACATGGTGCCTATCTTGGCACTCTTGTGGGGCCAGACAATCTACTCTTTGGGCCACTTTTGTGCCATTTAAATGCGCATTTGAAGGCCGCTCAAGAAGCCTTGAAAGACCTCTTTGAGAAGGGTTTTTTCGGTCATGTGGGGATCGATGCCTTGCTTTACCGCTGCCCAAAAAGCCTGCAAATCAAACTGTACCCAATTGTCGAAATCAATGCTCGGCAAACCATGTCTTTAGTTGCACTGCGCCTCCAACAACGCTGGTTTCCAGACCAAGTGATTCGTCTGGCATTTGCACCGAGCGAAGACCCTCGGCCGGCCTTGCTTCCCTTAGAAGTCTATACCAAAGACAGTCAAAATCCCATTCGCACCTTCAAACGCAAACTCGTCTTATCCGAATATGAAGCAGGCCTTATTCAGACCTTCGCTGATGAAAAGCTAAATGATTTCATTTGATTGTAATCAATCTTTTGCTGAATAAGCGGGCTGTTTGTAATCGCTTTAGATTTTTATTTTTGTTTTTCCTGTAAAAAATGTAGCAAAACAGTTACACCTTATTTGAAAATAAATAAATAGTATTTGTTGATTGCGTATAACGCGCAACTCATGTTAGTTTTTTTCTCTCCAAGTGGTAGACAAGTAAGTAAAACTTAAATGCTAGACGAGCGGGTAGTGGGAATGAGCGTATTGAAAATTACAGGCGGGACGCCTCTAAATGGGCATGTGAAGGCAGCTGGTGCCAAAAATGCGATGACTAAATTACTGGTGGCTTCTCTTTTATCAGACAAGCGCTGTACATTTTACAACGTTCCCAATATTGGAGATGTCGAAGTAACTGTTTCACTTTGCGAAGAAATTGGAATGGAAGTGAAGTGGGATCGGCAAGCAGGGACGATGGAAGTCATTACGAAAGAGCTGAAGACATCCTACGTGCCTCAACGCTTTTCCGGATCCAATCGCATTCCGATTTTGATGATTGGAGCACTACTTGGACGCACAGACCAAGATATTATCGTTCCTACGGCTGGTGGATGTCCAATCGGTCAACGTCCGGTAGATTTTCATATTCAGGCTTTAGAGCAGCTTGGGGCAGTCATCGAATATCGCGGCATGAAAAGGGAAGGGGCCTATTTTGCGCACGCGCATAATGGGTTAAAGGGAACTGTTATTACGCTTCCTTATCCTTCTGTCGGGGCCACAGAGAATACAATTTTGGCGGGTGTGACGGCGCGCGGCATGACCATCATTAAAAATGCTGCGATTGAGCCAGAAATTGTTGAATTGATTCTATTTTTGCAAAAGCTTGGCGCGATTATTACGATTGATGTCGACCGTACGATCCGCATTCAAGGGACGCGCCGGTTTTATGAAGTTGAGCATACAGTCATTCCAGATCGCATTGAAGCAGCTTCTTGGGGCATGGCGGCCATTAGCTCGAAAGGGCGGGTCTTTGTCGAAGGGGCTCAGCATCTTAACATGATCACGTTTTTAAACAAATTGCGTGAAGTGGGAGGTGGGTTTGACATTCGCAGCAACGGGATCGAATTTTTCTATGACGGCCCATTGCAAGGCGGGCTCCATTTGGAAACAGATGTTCATCCTGGTTTCATGACCGATTGGCAGCAGCCTTTCGTCGTCTTATTGACTCAAGCGACGGGTACTTCTGTCGTTCACGAGACTGTTTATGAAAACCGTTTTGGTTACACAGATACGTTAAGAGAGATGGGAGCCGATGTGACGCTGTTCAGGCAGTGTCTTGGAGGTAAGCAATGCCGCTTTGCTTCGCAAAGTTTTTGCCATAGCGTCATTGTAAAAGGGGCGACTCCATTAGTTGGAAAAGAGATTTGCATTCCTGACTTAAGAGCCGGTTTTGCCTACATCATGGCGGCTTTAATCGCCTCAGATACGAGCACCATTTCAGGCCTTCCTTTTATTGAGCGGGGCTATGAAAACTTTGTGGGCAAATTGGGCAATTTGGGTGCAGACGTTATGCTGGTTGAAGAAGAGAAAAATGTTCGCACTGAAAGAGTGCCAGTAAAGTCTTCTCTTCATTTGCTGTCGCCTGTTTTGAGCCAATCTGAATAAGCACTATCCATTCTTTTATACACAGAACACTACAGTGTTTTGTGTATAAAACTTCTCTTTTTATTTATTAATTATCTCTAAAGACTTAGAATTAGACCCATTCTTTTATAGATTTAAATCGCATTCATAATTTTGAACAGTTTTGGAATCTTAGCAGGCAGCGTAGTTTAACTTTTATGTTTCATTCATCTCCTCTTTCTTCTCCAGCTCCTTGGCGTCTCCTGCTGAGGAAAAATTTTAATCGGGTGGAGGCTTTAGCCGACTATCTTGAGCTGACAGACGATCAGCGTCAGCAGTTGCTGGTAAAACCAGGTTTTCCGATTAATGTTCCTTTGCGTCTGGCTCAAAAGATGGCAAAAGGGTCACTCGAAGATCCGTTGGTAAAGCAATTTTTGCCAACGAAGCAGGAAACGGATAACCATCCGCTTTTTGTTGTCGATCCAGTTGGTG
Coding sequences within it:
- the murA gene encoding UDP-N-acetylglucosamine 1-carboxyvinyltransferase, producing the protein MSVLKITGGTPLNGHVKAAGAKNAMTKLLVASLLSDKRCTFYNVPNIGDVEVTVSLCEEIGMEVKWDRQAGTMEVITKELKTSYVPQRFSGSNRIPILMIGALLGRTDQDIIVPTAGGCPIGQRPVDFHIQALEQLGAVIEYRGMKREGAYFAHAHNGLKGTVITLPYPSVGATENTILAGVTARGMTIIKNAAIEPEIVELILFLQKLGAIITIDVDRTIRIQGTRRFYEVEHTVIPDRIEAASWGMAAISSKGRVFVEGAQHLNMITFLNKLREVGGGFDIRSNGIEFFYDGPLQGGLHLETDVHPGFMTDWQQPFVVLLTQATGTSVVHETVYENRFGYTDTLREMGADVTLFRQCLGGKQCRFASQSFCHSVIVKGATPLVGKEICIPDLRAGFAYIMAALIASDTSTISGLPFIERGYENFVGKLGNLGADVMLVEEEKNVRTERVPVKSSLHLLSPVLSQSE